From the genome of Nitrosopumilus sp., one region includes:
- a CDS encoding NAD(P)/FAD-dependent oxidoreductase translates to MKIAVMGMGVAGSYLMARLKNSEHDAVGYERMTEDRHDSICAWGTIKSELNGFCKKTGRNFDDFLIHDGKKMHVKMNDDVKFDIGLKGLCTYNKLGLIKDFIKDCNIMYGPPPKIEELEKEYDMIVDCTGFHRVYLPKMKEDFFLPTYEYKVEYENGVPYDDFYIEPFPGMSGYFWYFPLGDNFAHIGAGDYNKNHIKATDVFLEKHGGKIVATKGRPIRLATPDRCKPYYSGKVVGVGESIGTVYALLGEGIIPSMQCVEIFLENMHDFKAYEKAVEKHYKVYAKVFNFVRAKIQKDFSFLKALPDFMSIFIYMKKHENRFGMNIKIADLLKVAKA, encoded by the coding sequence TTGAAGATAGCAGTAATGGGAATGGGTGTAGCAGGCTCTTATCTCATGGCCAGACTGAAAAACAGCGAGCACGATGCTGTCGGATACGAGAGAATGACAGAAGACAGACATGACTCCATATGTGCATGGGGAACCATAAAGTCAGAACTGAACGGATTCTGCAAAAAGACTGGCAGAAACTTTGATGACTTTTTGATTCATGACGGAAAGAAAATGCATGTCAAGATGAACGATGATGTAAAATTTGACATAGGACTAAAGGGATTATGTACGTATAACAAGCTAGGACTAATCAAGGATTTCATAAAGGATTGTAACATCATGTATGGTCCGCCACCAAAAATTGAAGAGTTAGAAAAAGAATATGACATGATCGTGGATTGCACTGGATTTCACAGGGTGTATCTGCCAAAGATGAAAGAGGATTTCTTTTTGCCGACATACGAGTACAAGGTGGAATACGAAAACGGAGTTCCATATGATGACTTTTACATTGAGCCGTTTCCTGGAATGTCAGGATACTTCTGGTATTTCCCACTAGGGGATAATTTTGCACATATTGGTGCAGGGGATTACAATAAAAATCACATCAAGGCAACTGACGTATTCTTGGAAAAACATGGAGGAAAAATTGTTGCAACCAAGGGGCGCCCAATAAGATTGGCAACCCCCGACAGATGCAAGCCATACTATTCAGGAAAAGTAGTAGGAGTAGGAGAATCAATTGGAACCGTATACGCATTATTAGGAGAAGGAATCATTCCATCCATGCAGTGTGTAGAAATTTTTCTAGAAAATATGCACGACTTTAAGGCATACGAAAAGGCAGTAGAAAAACATTACAAGGTTTATGCAAAAGTGTTTAATTTTGTCAGAGCAAAAATTCAAAAAGATTTCAGCTTCTTGAAGGCACTGCCGGACTTTATGTCAATTTTCATTTACATGAAAAAACACGAGAACAGATTTGGAATGAACATCAAGATTGCAGATTTGCTAAAAGTGGCAAAGGCTTAG
- a CDS encoding GNAT family N-acetyltransferase → MLLIQKTDDFAQVRDVRIKIFNEELGLSNSDIFDEDDKELDQFLIICDGVVIGSFRMRDMGNSHKIERMGISSKYRSKGFGKLSLDEIKSYSKNANKSKIILDSIYDVRNFYAKSGFVQFGNIYCKVGIPHVNMYFDM, encoded by the coding sequence ATGCTCTTGATTCAAAAAACTGATGATTTTGCGCAAGTTCGAGATGTTCGAATCAAAATCTTCAACGAAGAATTGGGATTATCAAACAGTGACATTTTTGATGAGGATGACAAGGAGTTGGATCAGTTTCTGATCATATGTGATGGCGTCGTTATAGGTTCTTTTAGGATGAGAGATATGGGTAACTCTCATAAAATTGAGAGAATGGGAATTTCATCAAAATACAGATCTAAAGGGTTTGGAAAATTATCCTTGGATGAAATCAAATCATATTCCAAGAATGCAAACAAGTCAAAAATCATCCTAGATTCCATTTATGATGTGAGAAATTTTTATGCAAAATCTGGATTCGTTCAATTTGGTAATATCTACTGTAAGGTAGGAATACCTCATGTGAATATGTATTTTGATATGTAA